Proteins encoded by one window of Phycisphaeraceae bacterium:
- a CDS encoding RusA family crossover junction endodeoxyribonuclease has product MEALTAAAADDGAFVVELPYPPSVNHYWRRVGDRTLISREGRKFRKRVCARLARRTAEPMSGRVAVHVTAHPPDRRRRDLDNAMKALLDALGHGGVYEDDGQIDRLEIERGSVVPGGKVVVRITSMEATN; this is encoded by the coding sequence GTGGAAGCGCTGACCGCCGCGGCGGCGGACGATGGCGCGTTCGTCGTCGAGCTGCCGTACCCGCCCAGCGTGAACCACTACTGGCGTCGCGTCGGCGATCGGACGCTGATCAGCCGCGAGGGACGGAAGTTCCGCAAACGGGTCTGCGCCCGGCTCGCCAGGCGAACGGCAGAGCCCATGTCGGGACGCGTGGCGGTGCATGTCACCGCCCACCCGCCCGACCGGCGTCGGCGGGACCTGGACAACGCGATGAAGGCCCTGCTCGACGCCCTTGGGCACGGCGGGGTGTACGAGGACGACGGCCAGATCGATCGGCTCGAGATCGAGCGCGGATCGGTCGTGCCCGGGGGCAAGGTGGTCGTCCGGATCACCAGCATGGAGGCGACCAACTGA
- a CDS encoding phage terminase large subunit family protein, which produces MAVASDSPKIDPRSLKPSETCRLLNSTPLGEVINERQLHRHRTRAGFRIGDGKTVDLFRYTAWLVATRHEPKPEPAEDELSGYDAVRERARERNKALSLSGRNIGELPPVGNPERKRRCTQSFKAFCDTYFPQTFHLPWSDDHLKVIAKLETAVLEGGLFAMAMPRGSGKTTLCETACLWAILIGARPFVCLIGSDEEHAASMLESIKSELENNDLLADDFPEACYPIRSLESIHQRASGQLYKGEPTHIGWTAKEIVLPTIEGSAASGAIIAVAGITGRIRGMKRKRPDGQSVRPSLVLIDDPQTDESARSPSQCAARERVLAGAILGLAGPGQKIAGLMTVTVVRPDDLADRLLDRDKHPQWQGERTKMVYAFPADEALWARYAEIRAEGLRADRGLSQATAFYKRNRRKMDAGASIAWPARFNHDELSAVQHAMNLKLQDEAAFWAEYQNEPLPEVAADDDLLTPEQIAAKTNGMPRGVVPIGCTRATAFIDVQGKLLFWLVAGWEDDFTGYVLDYGAWPDPKQQYFSLRDARRTLLTEFPRAGQEGAIYAGLEALTGDLLGKAWRRDDGTDLRIERCLIDANWGQSSDVVYQFCRQSPHAGIVMPSHGRYVGASSIPFSDYKRKRGERVGLNWRVPLVNGKRAVRHVVYDTNYWKSFAHARLGVPMGDPGCLPLFGREASRHRLLADHLTSEYRVKTEGRGRTVDEWKLRVAGLDNHWLDCLVGSAVAASLQGAVLFGTDHKVAVRPRVRLSALRKSRS; this is translated from the coding sequence GTGGCCGTGGCGAGTGACTCACCCAAGATCGACCCGCGCTCGCTCAAGCCGTCGGAGACGTGCCGGCTTCTGAACTCGACCCCGCTGGGCGAGGTGATCAACGAGCGGCAGCTGCACCGCCACCGCACGCGGGCGGGGTTTCGGATTGGAGACGGGAAGACCGTCGACCTGTTTCGATACACCGCCTGGCTGGTGGCGACGCGCCACGAGCCGAAGCCAGAGCCAGCGGAGGATGAACTATCGGGCTACGACGCGGTGCGCGAGCGGGCCCGCGAGAGGAACAAAGCCCTCTCGCTCTCGGGCCGGAACATCGGCGAGCTTCCGCCGGTCGGCAACCCCGAGCGCAAGCGACGCTGCACCCAGTCGTTCAAAGCCTTCTGCGACACCTACTTCCCCCAGACCTTCCACCTGCCGTGGTCGGACGATCACCTCAAGGTCATCGCCAAGCTGGAGACGGCGGTGCTCGAGGGCGGCCTGTTCGCGATGGCCATGCCGCGCGGCAGCGGGAAGACCACGCTCTGCGAGACCGCCTGCCTCTGGGCCATCCTGATCGGGGCCCGGCCGTTCGTGTGCCTGATCGGCTCGGACGAGGAGCACGCGGCCTCGATGCTGGAGAGCATCAAGAGCGAGCTGGAGAACAATGACCTGCTGGCCGACGACTTCCCGGAAGCGTGCTACCCGATCCGCAGCCTGGAAAGCATCCACCAGCGGGCTTCGGGTCAGCTCTACAAGGGCGAGCCGACGCACATCGGTTGGACCGCCAAGGAGATCGTCCTTCCCACCATCGAAGGATCCGCCGCGTCGGGTGCCATCATCGCCGTTGCGGGGATCACCGGGCGCATCCGCGGTATGAAGCGCAAGCGTCCGGACGGCCAGAGCGTCCGCCCGTCGCTCGTGCTCATCGACGATCCGCAGACCGACGAGTCGGCCCGGAGCCCCAGCCAGTGCGCAGCCCGGGAGCGCGTGCTCGCGGGGGCCATCCTCGGCCTCGCCGGGCCAGGCCAGAAGATCGCGGGGCTGATGACGGTCACGGTCGTGCGGCCCGACGACCTGGCCGACCGGCTGCTCGACCGCGACAAGCACCCCCAGTGGCAGGGCGAGCGGACGAAGATGGTCTACGCCTTCCCGGCCGACGAGGCGCTGTGGGCGAGGTACGCCGAGATCCGCGCCGAGGGCCTGCGGGCCGACCGGGGTCTCTCGCAGGCGACGGCGTTCTACAAGCGGAACCGCAGGAAGATGGACGCCGGCGCATCGATCGCCTGGCCAGCCCGGTTCAACCACGACGAGCTCAGCGCCGTCCAGCACGCGATGAACCTCAAGCTCCAGGACGAGGCCGCGTTCTGGGCCGAGTACCAGAACGAGCCGCTGCCCGAAGTCGCGGCCGACGACGACCTGCTCACGCCCGAGCAGATCGCGGCGAAGACCAACGGCATGCCCCGGGGTGTTGTGCCCATCGGCTGCACGCGTGCGACGGCGTTCATCGACGTGCAGGGCAAGCTGCTGTTCTGGCTCGTCGCGGGCTGGGAGGACGACTTCACCGGCTACGTGCTTGATTACGGGGCGTGGCCGGACCCGAAGCAGCAGTACTTCTCGCTGCGCGATGCTCGGCGGACGCTGCTGACCGAGTTCCCACGGGCGGGCCAGGAGGGCGCGATCTACGCGGGGCTCGAGGCCCTGACCGGCGACCTGCTCGGTAAAGCGTGGCGGCGCGACGATGGGACGGACCTGCGCATCGAGCGTTGCCTCATCGACGCGAACTGGGGCCAGTCGTCGGACGTGGTGTACCAGTTCTGCCGCCAGTCGCCCCACGCCGGGATCGTCATGCCCAGCCACGGACGGTACGTGGGCGCGAGCAGCATCCCGTTCAGCGACTACAAGCGTAAACGCGGCGAGCGGGTCGGGCTCAACTGGCGCGTGCCGCTGGTGAACGGCAAGCGGGCCGTGCGGCACGTGGTCTACGACACCAACTACTGGAAGAGCTTTGCTCACGCGCGGCTGGGCGTGCCCATGGGCGACCCGGGCTGCCTGCCGCTCTTCGGCCGCGAGGCCTCACGGCACCGCCTGCTGGCCGACCACCTGACCAGCGAGTACCGGGTGAAGACCGAGGGCCGCGGCCGGACGGTCGACGAGTGGAAGCTGCGGGTCGCGGGCCTCGACAACCACTGGCTGGACTGCCTGGTCGGCTCGGCGGTGGCGGCCTCATTGCAGGGGGCGGTGCTGTTCGGGACGGACCACAAAGTCGCGGTGAGGCCTCGTGTGCGGCTGTCGGCTCTGAGGAAGTCTCGCTCGTGA
- a CDS encoding HNH endonuclease, translating to MHGRSMERIRDDDGQGVRRGREECADLRLTVAQGGDKHGDGVADPSQPKTAATRTGSARSDMDRVRNEVGREQRHGGAEVSDRSMGPVGGGAGSNAPSVCQRGGSNMVTGPVSTANVLALLEHQGYRCAMTGRLLTPETAALDHIVPLRFGGEHLIENTQVLHKDVNRAKNSMTNEAFVAMCGEVVRWSVCAEREGSIDDEDRTDI from the coding sequence ATGCATGGACGCAGTATGGAGAGAATCCGCGACGACGATGGTCAGGGTGTACGGCGCGGACGCGAGGAATGCGCGGATCTTCGCCTTACCGTGGCCCAGGGCGGCGACAAGCATGGCGACGGGGTGGCGGATCCGTCTCAGCCAAAGACCGCCGCGACACGCACTGGCTCCGCCCGCAGCGACATGGACCGCGTTCGCAACGAAGTCGGTCGCGAACAGCGGCACGGTGGCGCGGAGGTATCGGATCGGTCCATGGGACCGGTGGGCGGCGGCGCGGGTTCGAACGCCCCTTCGGTATGTCAAAGAGGCGGATCGAACATGGTGACGGGGCCGGTCTCGACGGCGAATGTGCTTGCGCTGCTCGAACACCAAGGTTATCGATGCGCCATGACGGGGAGGCTGCTGACACCAGAAACCGCTGCGCTCGATCACATCGTGCCGCTTCGCTTCGGCGGCGAGCACCTGATCGAGAACACACAGGTGCTGCACAAGGATGTGAACCGGGCCAAGAACTCGATGACCAACGAGGCGTTTGTCGCGATGTGCGGCGAGGTCGTTCGGTGGTCGGTGTGCGCTGAGCGTGAAGGATCAATCGATGATGAAGACCGGACTGACATTTGA
- a CDS encoding DEAD/DEAH box helicase family protein, translating to MGLRPYQRDAVDAVWNHIAASDTNPAVVLPTGSGKTHVIAELCRDAVQKWNGRVIVVAHVKELIEQAAGKLQAVAPDLPVGVFSAGLGRRDLGYAVTIAGIQSVYQRAHDLGPLDLVIADEAHLIPPDGEGMYRRFLADARDLCDHQRVIGLTATPYRMKTGTICGPESVLHGVCFEAGVRELIVQGYLCPLKSRAGKAVVDTSDIHVRGGEFVAGELEDRMEEDGLVEAACAEVVAATADRRSVLLFCSGARHGEHVVRVLREKHGVECGFVEGGTPAKERDALIARFKSGDLKYLANMNVLTTGFDAPNVDCVAMLRPTMSPGLYYQMVGRGFRLADGKTDCLVLDFGGNVLRHGPVDAIRLADTKDASGAPPDAPAKQCPECDALIHAAYAVCPECGHKFPPRQVKHAAVASDEEVVSGSEGPARRDERVIEVAYYVHHKRNDPLAKPTMRVEYRIGFNRWAREWICLEHPEGGYARRKAEQWWRERSNDPPPSSVEEAVEWANAGAVARTERITLEKKPGDEWERIVGYALGDKPPRLEDPDSLPDVGPEHALAALGYSDDEVPF from the coding sequence ATGGGACTCAGGCCATACCAACGCGACGCGGTCGATGCCGTGTGGAACCACATCGCCGCCAGCGATACGAACCCCGCGGTGGTTCTTCCGACCGGCTCGGGCAAGACGCACGTCATCGCCGAGCTATGCCGCGACGCGGTGCAGAAGTGGAACGGGCGGGTGATCGTGGTCGCCCATGTGAAGGAGCTGATCGAGCAGGCGGCGGGCAAGCTGCAGGCCGTCGCGCCGGACCTACCAGTGGGCGTGTTCAGCGCCGGGCTTGGTCGGCGGGATCTCGGGTACGCCGTGACGATCGCGGGCATCCAGTCGGTCTACCAGCGGGCGCACGACCTCGGGCCGCTCGATCTGGTCATCGCCGACGAGGCGCACCTGATCCCGCCGGACGGCGAGGGGATGTACCGCCGCTTCCTGGCCGACGCGAGGGACCTGTGCGACCACCAGCGGGTCATCGGGCTGACGGCGACGCCGTACCGCATGAAGACCGGCACGATCTGCGGCCCCGAGTCTGTGCTGCACGGGGTGTGCTTCGAGGCGGGCGTGCGCGAGCTGATCGTGCAGGGCTACCTGTGCCCGCTCAAGAGCCGGGCCGGGAAGGCGGTCGTCGACACAAGCGACATCCATGTGCGGGGCGGGGAGTTCGTCGCAGGCGAGCTCGAGGACCGCATGGAAGAGGACGGGTTGGTCGAGGCGGCGTGCGCGGAGGTCGTCGCCGCTACGGCCGACCGGCGCAGCGTGCTTCTGTTCTGCTCGGGCGCTCGGCATGGCGAGCACGTGGTCCGGGTGCTGCGCGAGAAGCACGGCGTTGAGTGCGGGTTCGTCGAGGGCGGGACTCCGGCCAAGGAGCGCGACGCGCTGATCGCCCGGTTCAAGTCGGGCGACCTGAAGTACCTGGCGAACATGAACGTGCTGACGACGGGCTTCGACGCCCCGAATGTCGACTGCGTGGCGATGCTGCGCCCGACGATGAGCCCCGGGCTCTACTACCAGATGGTCGGGCGGGGATTCCGCCTGGCCGATGGGAAGACCGACTGCCTCGTGCTGGACTTCGGCGGCAACGTCCTCCGGCACGGCCCGGTGGACGCGATCCGCCTGGCGGACACCAAGGACGCCTCGGGTGCCCCCCCCGACGCCCCCGCCAAGCAGTGCCCCGAGTGCGATGCGCTGATCCACGCGGCGTATGCCGTCTGCCCCGAGTGCGGGCACAAGTTCCCGCCGCGGCAGGTCAAGCACGCGGCGGTCGCCTCCGACGAAGAGGTCGTCAGCGGCTCGGAAGGCCCGGCCCGGCGCGACGAGCGCGTCATCGAGGTCGCGTACTACGTCCACCACAAGCGCAACGACCCGCTGGCCAAGCCGACGATGCGCGTCGAGTACCGCATCGGCTTCAACCGCTGGGCCCGCGAGTGGATCTGCCTGGAGCACCCCGAGGGCGGATACGCCCGCCGGAAAGCCGAGCAGTGGTGGCGAGAGCGTTCCAATGACCCGCCCCCGTCTTCGGTCGAGGAAGCCGTCGAGTGGGCCAACGCGGGCGCGGTGGCCCGGACCGAGCGCATCACGCTGGAGAAGAAGCCCGGCGACGAATGGGAACGGATCGTCGGCTACGCGCTCGGCGACAAGCCACCCCGGTTGGAGGATCCCGACAGCCTTCCTGATGTTGGGCCTGAGCACGCCCTCGCGGCGCTCGGCTACAGCGACGACGAGGTGCCGTTCTGA
- a CDS encoding Fic family protein, whose amino-acid sequence MTRQTGTYRTRTTHGETVKAFVPHPLPPSDPPLVIEGDLAALHAKAVAAIGLLRVAGAMVPDPGWFLYGFVRKEAVLSSQIEGTQATLRDVATFEATSTTDRPDDVEEVCNYVDALNHARATIADRAGLPLSTRLLCDVHRLLMRGVRGEDKLPGEIRRSQNWIGGSRPGNARFVPPPHEEVAPALAALEKWIHSDDPLPPLVKAGLAHVQFETIHPFLDGNGRIGRMLITLLVEHWGLLDQPLLYLSVAFKRRQPEYYARLAAVRTEGDWEGWTAFFLECVKDAADDGVRIAQAIHTLMGHDRARVVRHERATITVVQLLDLLPSNPVLTVPRASELLGITAPPARKAIDLLEELGVLRETTGKQRDRVYAYHAYLELLTEP is encoded by the coding sequence ATGACCCGCCAGACCGGCACATATCGAACGCGCACCACCCACGGCGAGACCGTGAAGGCGTTCGTGCCGCACCCGCTGCCGCCATCGGATCCACCGCTGGTGATCGAGGGCGACCTGGCAGCTCTGCACGCCAAGGCCGTCGCCGCCATCGGTCTTCTCCGCGTGGCGGGGGCGATGGTGCCAGACCCCGGCTGGTTCCTCTACGGCTTCGTCCGCAAGGAGGCCGTGCTGTCCTCGCAGATCGAGGGCACCCAGGCGACGCTCCGCGATGTCGCCACCTTCGAGGCCACCAGCACCACCGACCGCCCCGACGATGTCGAGGAGGTCTGCAATTACGTTGACGCGCTCAACCATGCCCGCGCCACGATCGCCGACCGCGCCGGTCTGCCGCTCAGCACGCGCCTCCTCTGCGATGTGCATCGCCTGCTCATGCGGGGTGTCCGCGGCGAGGACAAACTCCCCGGCGAGATCCGCCGCAGCCAGAACTGGATCGGCGGTTCGCGTCCCGGCAACGCCCGCTTCGTCCCGCCGCCCCACGAGGAGGTCGCGCCCGCGCTGGCCGCGCTCGAGAAGTGGATCCATTCGGACGATCCGCTGCCGCCGCTGGTCAAGGCCGGGCTCGCGCATGTGCAGTTCGAGACTATCCACCCGTTTCTCGATGGCAATGGCCGCATCGGCCGCATGCTGATCACGCTGCTCGTTGAGCACTGGGGCCTGCTCGATCAGCCGCTCTTGTACCTGAGCGTCGCGTTCAAGCGCCGCCAGCCGGAGTACTACGCGCGGCTCGCCGCCGTGCGCACCGAGGGCGACTGGGAGGGTTGGACCGCGTTCTTCCTCGAGTGCGTCAAGGATGCGGCCGATGACGGCGTGCGCATCGCGCAAGCCATCCACACGCTGATGGGTCACGACCGTGCCCGTGTCGTTCGCCACGAACGAGCGACCATCACGGTGGTGCAGCTCCTCGATCTGCTGCCCTCGAACCCGGTCCTGACTGTTCCGCGGGCCAGTGAACTGCTGGGCATCACCGCGCCACCGGCGCGCAAGGCCATCGATCTGCTCGAAGAGCTCGGCGTGCTCCGCGAGACCACCGGCAAGCAGCGCGACCGGGTCTACGCCTACCACGCCTACCTCGAACTGCTGACCGAGCCGTAG
- a CDS encoding winged helix-turn-helix domain-containing protein gives MTKKTTTKKTTPKKASSKTAAKKTPAKKTPRMSASAARAEGAAKTKRAQQAKAAPQDHEVPSPKEIANDANLEAYAKGKAPKQPRPKKPATDRKPSGLDLAAKVLAEAGEPLAAKAIAERAIAAGWKTSGKTPHATLYAAIIREISKKGDAARFKKTDRGLFVAADAKGGR, from the coding sequence ATGACGAAGAAGACCACCACAAAGAAGACGACCCCCAAGAAAGCCAGCAGCAAGACGGCTGCGAAGAAGACCCCGGCCAAGAAGACGCCCCGCATGTCCGCCAGCGCCGCCCGTGCCGAGGGCGCGGCCAAGACCAAGCGGGCCCAACAGGCCAAAGCCGCTCCGCAGGACCACGAGGTGCCCAGCCCGAAGGAGATCGCCAACGACGCGAACCTGGAGGCGTACGCGAAGGGCAAAGCCCCCAAGCAGCCGCGCCCGAAGAAGCCCGCGACGGATCGCAAGCCGAGCGGCCTCGACCTCGCCGCCAAGGTCCTCGCCGAGGCGGGCGAGCCACTGGCCGCCAAGGCCATCGCCGAGCGTGCGATCGCGGCGGGCTGGAAGACTAGCGGCAAGACGCCGCACGCCACGCTCTACGCCGCGATCATCCGGGAGATCTCCAAGAAGGGCGACGCGGCCCGCTTCAAGAAGACCGACCGAGGCCTCTTCGTCGCGGCGGATGCGAAGGGAGGGCGCTGA
- a CDS encoding ParB N-terminal domain-containing protein — translation MKIELRPLADITPYENNPRLNDGAVDAVATSLREFGFRQPIVVDTEGVIVCGHTRYKAAMKLGLEKVPVHVAKDLSTAQIKAYRIADNKSGELAEWNFDLLPIELGELQAMDFDLASLGFDEKELTKLLNAGGNAGLTDPDEVPSPPDEATTRPGDLWILGKHRLLCGDSSNEVDLDRLLDGQVIDLVNTDPPYNVKVEPRSNNAIAAGNSSFSKQTGRAQTHHQKLDLARHPEKAKPTGTKMRAKDRPLANDFVTDDAFDALLLAWFGNAARALKPGGSFYIWGGYANLGNYPGPLEACGLYFSQGIVWDKQHPVLTRKDFMGAFEICFYGWKEGAGHHFYGPNNATDLWHVKKVNPQSMVHLTEKPVELAARAIEYSSKPGENVLDLFGGSGSTLIACEQHGRRGFLMELDPLYCDVIVQRWEAFTGKKAERVPADATEPVHIGSGV, via the coding sequence ATGAAGATCGAACTGCGTCCCCTCGCGGACATCACCCCGTACGAGAACAACCCCCGCCTCAACGACGGCGCGGTCGATGCCGTCGCTACATCGCTGCGGGAGTTCGGCTTCCGCCAGCCGATCGTGGTCGACACCGAGGGCGTCATCGTCTGCGGCCACACGCGGTACAAGGCGGCGATGAAGCTCGGGCTGGAGAAGGTCCCGGTGCATGTCGCCAAGGACCTGAGCACGGCGCAGATCAAGGCGTACCGCATCGCCGACAACAAGAGCGGCGAGCTGGCCGAGTGGAACTTCGACCTGCTGCCCATCGAGCTCGGCGAGCTGCAGGCGATGGACTTCGACCTCGCGTCGCTGGGCTTCGACGAGAAGGAACTCACGAAGCTCCTCAACGCCGGCGGGAACGCCGGGCTGACCGATCCCGACGAGGTGCCCTCACCGCCCGACGAGGCGACCACGCGCCCGGGCGACCTGTGGATCCTCGGCAAGCACCGGCTGCTCTGCGGCGACAGCAGCAACGAGGTGGATCTCGATCGACTGCTCGACGGGCAGGTCATCGACCTCGTGAACACCGACCCGCCGTACAACGTGAAGGTCGAGCCGCGGAGCAACAACGCCATCGCGGCGGGTAACAGCTCGTTCAGCAAGCAGACCGGCAGGGCCCAGACCCACCACCAGAAGCTCGACCTCGCCCGGCACCCGGAGAAGGCCAAGCCGACGGGCACCAAGATGCGCGCCAAGGACCGGCCGCTGGCCAACGACTTCGTGACCGACGACGCCTTCGACGCGCTGCTGCTGGCGTGGTTCGGCAACGCGGCGCGGGCGCTCAAGCCGGGCGGCTCGTTCTACATCTGGGGCGGCTACGCGAACCTGGGCAACTACCCCGGCCCCCTCGAGGCCTGCGGGCTGTACTTCAGCCAGGGCATCGTGTGGGACAAGCAGCACCCGGTGCTGACCCGCAAGGACTTCATGGGCGCATTCGAGATCTGCTTCTATGGCTGGAAGGAGGGCGCGGGGCACCACTTCTACGGCCCCAACAACGCCACCGACCTCTGGCACGTCAAGAAGGTCAACCCGCAGAGCATGGTCCACCTGACCGAGAAGCCCGTCGAGCTCGCGGCCCGCGCGATCGAGTACTCGTCGAAGCCCGGCGAGAACGTGCTGGACCTCTTCGGCGGCTCGGGTTCGACGCTGATTGCCTGCGAGCAGCACGGACGGCGCGGGTTCCTGATGGAGCTCGACCCGCTGTATTGCGATGTGATCGTGCAGCGGTGGGAGGCGTTCACGGGGAAGAAGGCCGAGCGGGTTCCAGCGGATGCGACGGAGCCAGTCCATATCGGGAGCGGAGTGTGA
- a CDS encoding DUF669 domain-containing protein: MADLNGFDATNVEPNAGFDPIPAGKYVAAITASAMKPTKNGKGEYLELEMEVLEGPFKGRKLWDRLTLKHPNTQTVEIAKGTLSAICRAVNVLRPRDSVELHNLPLVVSVAIKTREDNGEPTNTIKGYAKRDTGVAPQRPMAAASGGTPPWKR, translated from the coding sequence ATGGCAGATCTGAACGGATTCGACGCGACCAATGTGGAGCCCAATGCCGGCTTCGATCCCATCCCCGCCGGCAAGTACGTGGCCGCCATCACGGCCAGCGCCATGAAGCCGACCAAGAACGGCAAGGGCGAGTACTTGGAACTCGAGATGGAGGTTCTGGAGGGGCCGTTCAAGGGCCGCAAGCTCTGGGACCGCCTGACCCTCAAGCACCCCAACACGCAGACGGTCGAGATCGCCAAGGGCACGCTGTCGGCGATCTGCCGGGCGGTGAACGTGCTGCGGCCCCGCGACTCGGTCGAGCTGCACAACCTGCCGCTGGTGGTCAGCGTCGCGATCAAGACTCGCGAGGACAACGGCGAGCCAACCAACACCATCAAGGGCTACGCGAAGCGGGACACCGGCGTCGCGCCGCAGCGCCCGATGGCGGCTGCCTCGGGAGGGACGCCGCCGTGGAAGCGCTGA
- a CDS encoding AAA family ATPase: MQDAPHPSDSTRRNGTLASHASACVAAGLCALPAIRRGEEKRVALSSWKPYQTRLPSGDELGSWFNPESSPTAMCLVCGAVSGHLEMIDFDNWDGGGGEAFEAWREAVEAAAPGLLERLVIETTPSGGRHVVYRCETPVSGNTKLAQRRIDVDTDEPVVVGSKEYAPRRDASGALVVTVTIIETRGEGGLFLCDPSPGYEVVQGDLCEPPLITADERDVLLGCAWALDETPQPVVGGDLASSNSSAFPNGCLSRPGDDFNDRGDPREVLLRHGWALVRSGELGGNEHWRRPGKSAGTSATLKDRVFYVFSTNAAPFEAHKGYSPFAVYALLEHHGDFAAAASALATEGYGSREHTTGVDLSAFMTDTPPATGPLEPCPVPVGELVAAYPQLREPVIHGLLRAGETMNVIASPKTGKSWLTLDLAIAVATGRPWLGRYQTEAGPVLIIDNELHRETSAHRLPKVAQARGVAMREIAERIFVDNLRGRLQDIFTLAPYFEALEPGRFKVIVLDAFYRFMPAGGDENDNGTMANIYNRIDAFADRLGCCFVLIHHSTKGSQSGKSVTDVGAGAGAQSRATDTHLVLRPHEEDGVVVLDAAVRSWPPIDPTCLRWDFPVWSVDDTLDPASLKNERPGKKKDAAPKADKPAEPSWGVERFVAEFISAEPVGKAEIREDAKGEPGLSWRRVADLLDIAEGEGRIERVRLPGRGGRWGYALPGGEVSS, translated from the coding sequence ATGCAGGACGCGCCGCACCCATCCGATTCGACTCGTCGCAACGGCACGCTCGCTTCGCACGCGTCGGCTTGCGTGGCCGCGGGGCTCTGCGCCCTGCCCGCGATCCGCCGCGGCGAGGAGAAGCGCGTCGCCCTGTCCTCGTGGAAGCCGTACCAGACGCGGCTGCCGTCTGGCGACGAACTGGGATCGTGGTTCAATCCCGAATCGTCGCCAACCGCGATGTGCCTCGTGTGCGGGGCGGTGTCGGGCCACCTGGAGATGATCGACTTCGACAACTGGGACGGCGGCGGCGGCGAGGCCTTCGAGGCGTGGCGCGAAGCGGTCGAGGCGGCAGCGCCGGGACTGCTGGAGCGGCTGGTCATCGAGACGACGCCGTCGGGTGGCAGGCACGTCGTCTACCGCTGCGAGACGCCCGTGTCGGGCAACACCAAGCTCGCTCAGCGCCGAATCGACGTCGATACCGACGAACCGGTCGTCGTGGGCAGCAAGGAGTACGCGCCGAGGCGCGACGCGTCGGGCGCGTTGGTCGTCACGGTGACCATCATCGAGACGCGGGGCGAGGGCGGGCTGTTCCTCTGCGACCCCTCGCCGGGCTACGAGGTCGTCCAGGGCGACCTGTGCGAGCCGCCGCTGATCACCGCCGACGAGCGGGACGTGCTGCTCGGCTGCGCGTGGGCACTAGACGAAACGCCCCAGCCGGTGGTCGGCGGTGATCTCGCATCCTCCAACTCTTCGGCATTTCCGAACGGTTGCCTCTCCCGCCCCGGCGACGACTTCAACGACCGGGGCGACCCGCGCGAGGTCCTGCTCCGGCACGGCTGGGCTCTCGTTCGCTCCGGCGAGTTGGGGGGGAACGAGCACTGGCGTCGGCCCGGCAAGTCGGCGGGCACGAGCGCGACGCTCAAGGACCGGGTCTTCTACGTCTTCAGCACCAACGCCGCGCCGTTCGAGGCGCACAAGGGCTATTCGCCGTTCGCGGTCTACGCGCTGCTTGAGCACCACGGCGACTTCGCGGCCGCGGCGTCGGCGCTCGCGACCGAGGGCTACGGCTCGCGCGAGCACACGACCGGCGTTGACCTCTCGGCGTTCATGACCGACACGCCGCCAGCGACCGGGCCGCTCGAGCCCTGTCCCGTGCCGGTGGGCGAGCTCGTCGCGGCGTACCCGCAGCTGCGCGAGCCCGTGATCCACGGCCTGCTCCGCGCTGGCGAGACCATGAACGTGATCGCCAGTCCCAAGACCGGCAAGAGCTGGCTCACGCTCGACCTGGCGATCGCCGTCGCCACCGGTCGGCCGTGGCTTGGGCGCTACCAGACCGAGGCCGGGCCGGTGCTCATCATCGACAACGAGCTTCACCGCGAGACCAGCGCCCACCGCCTGCCGAAGGTCGCCCAGGCCCGGGGCGTGGCGATGCGCGAGATCGCCGAGCGGATCTTCGTGGACAACCTGCGCGGGCGGCTCCAGGACATCTTCACGCTCGCGCCGTACTTCGAGGCCCTCGAGCCCGGGCGGTTCAAGGTCATCGTGCTCGACGCCTTCTACCGCTTCATGCCCGCCGGCGGCGACGAGAACGACAACGGCACGATGGCCAACATCTACAACCGGATCGACGCCTTCGCCGACCGGCTCGGCTGCTGCTTCGTGCTCATCCACCACTCGACCAAGGGCAGCCAGAGCGGCAAGAGCGTGACCGATGTCGGGGCCGGGGCGGGCGCGCAGAGCCGGGCCACCGACACGCACCTGGTCCTGCGGCCGCACGAGGAGGACGGCGTGGTCGTGCTCGACGCGGCCGTACGGTCCTGGCCGCCCATCGACCCGACCTGCCTGCGCTGGGACTTCCCGGTGTGGTCGGTCGACGACACGCTCGACCCGGCGTCGCTCAAGAACGAGCGGCCCGGCAAGAAGAAGGATGCCGCGCCCAAGGCCGACAAGCCCGCGGAGCCGTCGTGGGGCGTGGAGCGGTTCGTGGCGGAGTTCATCTCCGCCGAGCCCGTCGGGAAGGCCGAGATCCGCGAGGACGCCAAGGGCGAGCCCGGGCTGTCCTGGCGTCGCGTGGCGGACCTGCTGGACATCGCCGAGGGCGAGGGGCGGATCGAGCGCGTCCGCCTGCCGGGCCGGGGCGGGCGCTGGGGCTACGCGCTGCCGGGCGGGGAGGTGTCGTCATGA